A region of the Limnothrix sp. FACHB-406 genome:
TGGTGGTCAAGGTGACGATCTGTTGGTGGGTGATGGCCTCAATTCCACCGGGGATGACGTACTCAGCGGCAACAAGGGCAATGACCTGATTTTGGGTGGCGTGGGTAATGACATCCTGCGGGGTGGTCAGGACAACGATTTCCTGAATGGCGAAGAGGGCAATGACACCCTGGTGGGCGATCTGGGACAAGATACCCTGGTGGGTGGGGCTGGCGATGATCTATTGGTGTTGCGGCGGGACACGGCGGCGGTGGCTGATGCCAGCGGGGCGATCGCCGCAGATTTCATCGTGGATTTTGGTACTGGAAACGATCGCATTGGCCTAACCGGCGGCTTGCAGGAAAGTCAGTTGCAACTGCTGGCGATCACTTTGAACGACTCCGGCGGCGGCTCCACACCCAGCACGGCGATTACGTTCAACGACAATGGGGTTTTCAAAACCTTGGGTCTGGTGTTGGGCAAAACGCCCACCGAGCTGGCCGGTAAGTTCGTGAATACGGACTTTTAAGCCGACTAGGCCGACCTTGCGGCCGACTGTCTAACTAACCTTTCAGCCGGTTGTTTAGGCTAAGGGTTCCGCTGACGGGATTAATGCCTGATGGGATCAATATCTGAGGGAGCTAACACCCAGTGGGATCAATACCTAATGGCACTAACACCTAATGGGATCAACGCCCAACCGGTGGCATCAGTGGCCAATGGCGGGTAAAGGGTAAATTGCGGGCAAGGGGCTTCAGCCCCTTGTCTTCAGGATTCACTCAGTAGCTCTCGGGCCCAGGCTTCTTCTTCGGGCAGCTCGTCCAAGGAGGGCCGGGTTTCCCGCAGTTCGATCGCGGCGGGAGTTGCGATCGATCGGGGGCTGGTGCGGCTTTTGGGGCGCAGTGCGCGTTCGGCCTCTTCAGCGCTGGCACGGGCTTGGTGCAAGAGCTTATTGCAGCGCTCCCAAGGGTTCGATCCATTCAGGGCCTCAAGCTGGCTGCTGCGTTCGTTGGCCACGGTGGCCAGGGCACGCAACACGGCAGAAAATTGGATGCCTTCGCGATCGAGGGTATCCAGCATGGGGCGTAACAATTCGCACAACAGGGTGTTGCGGTGTTCAGCAATCAACGCGCCGAGTTCGCTGGTGTTAATTGCGTCGCTAATGCTTTCGGGTAAATGTTGCATAGCTTTGTGGGCAATAGCGGAGCTGTCAAGTTTCATGCGATTTTCATGCGATTTTCAAAAATTCCTCATGAATCGCCGGCTGATGCACCCTCGAAACGCGGTTAACGCCACCTTGCGTTTGCGCTCAAAACCGATCACGGGCGATCGAGCACGATCGGGAACGATCGGTGAGCGATCGGTTAGAGACCCATTAGCGATCAACTCCACGATCGGCTACTTAACCCTTACGGTTGCCCCGTATGCTGCCAGGAATGGAGCAGCGGGTTGGTGATCCCAAACAAAGCAGCCTTGAGCTGGCAATGGCAGGCTACCGGGAGTTGCACCAGTCTTGTCCGTATAGTTGGGACAAATTGAGGCGATCGTCGATACAGAGACTGCCTATCTCTTCCTCTAAGGTACAGTGCCGATCGGGAAAATTCCGTGCAGATCAGCCAGAAGGAGAATTCCGCACAAGGGGCGATGGCGGATTGGCTGCTCCGGGCGATCGGCCCCATTGCTCAACTCTAATTTCGCCAGCCCAAGCCCCCTCAAGCCCCAGGCACTGCCTCATCCGTCTCCCATGTATCACCCCATACATCACCCCGCGCATCACCCCAGTCATACAATTCCCCACCCGCCAGAAATCTGATCAAAATCCCTGGGATCGATTGGACGCGCAATTTGGGCTGATATGGTGAATAATTGTGGATTCGACTCTGCTAACCCCTTAACCCCTCGCTTCAACGGCACTGCAACTGCAAGCTATGGCTGGAAAACCCACGATCGCCGTTACTCACCTCGGTTGCGAAAAAAATCGCATTGACACCGAGCATATGATGGGCCTGCTAGCCCAGGCAGGCTATGACGTGAGTGCCAACGACGATGCGGCAGACTACGCGATCGTCAACACCTGTAGCTTCATTCAGGAGGCACGGGAAGAATCGGTGCGCACCTTGGTTTCCCTGGCGGAAGCGGGCAAACGAATTGTGATCACGGGCTGCATGGCTCAACACTTTCGGGACACCCTTTTGGATGAAATTCCGGAAGCCGTGGCCGTGGTGGGCACGGGCGACTATCACAAGATTGTGGATGTGGTGCAGCGAACGGAAGCGGGCGAGCGCGTTCAGGAAATTTCGGAAGAACCAACCTACATTGCCGATGAGACCGTCCCTCGCTATCGCACCACGGCCGAAGGCACGGCCTACCTGCGGGTGGCGGAGGGGTGTGACTACCGCTGTGCGTTCTGCATCATTCCCCACTTGCGGGGCGACCAGCGATCGCGCTCGATCGAGTCGATTGTGGCCGAAGCCCACAAGCTGGCCGATGAAGGGGTGCAAGAGCTAATCTTAATTTCCCAAATCACCACCAACTACGGCCTAGACCGCTATGGCAAGCCCAAGCTGGCGGAGCTGTTGCGGGCCCTCGGTGAGGTGGACATTCCTTGGGTGCGAATCCACTATGCCTATCCCACGGGGCTGACAGAATCGGTGATTGCGGCCATTCGGGAAACGCCGAATATCTTGCCCTATATTGATTTGCCGCTCCAGCATTCCCACCCGGAAGTGCTGCGATCGATGAATCGCCCTTGGCAGGCCAATGTGAACGATCGGCTCTTGGCCCAAATTCGCGAGCAATTGCCCAATGCCGTCATGCGCACCACGTTCATTGTGGGCTTTCCCGGCGAAACGGAGGAGCACTTTGAGCATTTGTGCGACTTTGTGCAGCGCCACGAATTTGACCATGTGGGGGTGTTCACCTTCTCGCCCGAGGAGGGAACTGCCGCGTTTAATTTGCCCAACCAACTCCCGCAGGAAGTGATGGATGGTCGGCGCGATCGACTGATGGCCCTGCAACAGCCCATTTCCCTGAAGCGAAATCAGGCCTACGTGGGCCAAACGGTGGATGTGCTGATTGAGCAGGTGAACCCGAAAACGGGACAATTCTTGGGTCGATCGGCTCGGTATTCTCCCGATGTGGATGGTTTGGTCTATGTCACTGGGCCGGCTCGCCTGGGGGCGATCGTCCCGGTCACGATCACCGCAGCCGAACCCTACGATCTATTTGGCGAGGTTGCCGTCTCCGCCTAAAGAATTTGCCCCGCCAGCTCTACTCAAATCCGAGAGCGATCGCTCAGAATTGAAAAGCGCGCGGGCTGGCTTTCCCAAGGAGCCATTTCCGAAGAGGCCAGCTCTCGCCGCTTCAGCCCATCCACCGCCGATCGGACTCCCGCCGCGACTGCCCGATCGAATCGTGGGTGGATCAACCGGGGTGTGTCCCCAAGGATGAGGAATTGTGGTTTCTTTTCTGATCGTGGCCGTCGTCATTGCCGTCGGCCTGATTCTGCTAACCTATTTGCCGTTTGGCGTGGAAGTCGATAGCCCTTGGAAGGCCTTGATCGCCGGTATTATTTTGGGCATTTTTCAGGGGTTGGCGCGGGCCGTTCCCGGCTGGCTCACCTTCTTACCCAAGTTGCTCACGCTGGGCTTGTTTTCTTTAATTGTTAGCACCTTGCTGTTTGGTCTAGCTGCTTGGTTGGTGGAAGGTTTCCGCCTCAAAAATGGCATTTGGAGTGCCTTGCTGGGGGCAGTTTTTATTAGCATTTTCCAATCGTTGGTGCTGGGAGTTCTGGGAAATTTCCTGCCCGTTCTCAACCAATAAGATAGCTAAAGCGATCGGTCAATGGCAGCAATTTCTCAAGTACTAAACTTCTGATTCTTTTGCTGCAAAGCCATGGAGGACAAGGGGCTTAAGCCCCTTGTCTGTGCTGTTTTTCTGCCGTTAATTTTTCGTTTCAATCCTGATCGGAGCTGGGATATTGATTAGGCAAGTCATCGCTAGCCAACACCCAAGTATTACGACCAAGGGACTTGGCTTGGTAAAGGGCCCGATCGGCCGCTTGCACCAAATCTTGGCAGGGGCGATCGAGCTGAGGCACTTGGCTGGCAATTCCCAAACTCACAGTTACATGATGGGTAATTCCTTGGTGTTCTGAGTGGAAAATTTGCAGATTCAAAACGGTTTTGCGAATCAATTCTGCAATTTGGGTTGCACCACCAGAATCGGTGTGGGGCAACACCACCACAAATTCCTCACCGCCATACCGAGCCACCAAGTCTGTGTTGCGCTGAAGTAATCCATCAATCGATCGCGCAATGCTAATTAGGCACTGATCACCGGCTGGGTGTCCATGTAAATCGTTATATTTTTTGAAGAAATCCACATCAAATAAAATCAGCGATAGCGGTTCTTGAATTCGCTGACACCGTTGCCATTCCTGTTGCAAAACCACATCAAAACAGCGGCGGTTGGCAATTTGCGTGAGTCCATCGCGGTTACTCAAATCATTGAGCTTAATGTTAATTTCTTCCAAAAAATGGTTAGCCTGTTGGAGTTGCTCCGCTTGCGATCGAAACTGTTCCAATAGTTCAGAATGTTGAATGGCGATCGCCAACTGATCCGCCACCTGTTGCAACAATTCGGCTTCATCTCCTTGCCAAGAACGGGCATTAGCACAGGCCTGCACAATCAAAAGTCCCCAAACATGCGATTCACCATGGGGCAAAGTGCCCACAATGGCAGCCATCACTTGAGATTGTGCTCCCGTGGCTTCCATCAACCGTGCCAAGTGTATTTGAGGGCGATCGATCGGAATTTCTTGAATAATTTGTGTCCGAGGCGCAGATTCTGCCCTAGACCGTGACCAGAGGGCGTTGGTTTTGGGCCACTGTCGATCGCGCACGGAAGGATAGTCTGTTTTCACCACCTCTTGAATAATTGATCCTGAATAATCCCCATGGAAACGCAGGATAAAGGTGCGATCGGCTTGCAGGGTTCGATGCACTTCCGTCACCGCAATATCCAAAATTTCGCTCAAATCAAGACTGCTTTGAATATGTTGGGTAATGGAACGCAAGGTTCGTTCCCGATCGGCCTGTTGGCGAAGGGCAATTTGCGCTCGCTTGAGATGGGTAATATCCCGCGCCACAACTAGTAACGATTCGACTGCCGTTGAACCAACCATCACATTCGATGACTGGGATTCCGCTGTTGCAGAATTGCCCAGTGGGGCTGTGTTCAGTGCCGAACTGGCCATGAAGTTTTGCAGATGTTCCAAACTCGTCCAACGGGGTGTGGTCATCAATGCGCTGGGGTGCTCTCGATCAAAAATTGGCGTTTGCATCACCTCCGGAACCACCCAAGACTGAAAAATATGGCCACCGTCCGGCAACAGCATTTCATATTCTAAAAAAGCCTTCTGACCGGTTTCCAAAACCGTTGCCATCCCCTCATGCCACATCTGAACTAGGTCTTCTGGAAATCCTAACTCTCTGCTGGTTTTACCAATAAAATCCTGTTCAGCAATTCTGCAAAGTTGCAAAACCGTGCGGTTGACATAGAGAAAGCGCCCTTCCCGATCGCACCGCATAATGCAATCCGGTGAATTTTCTGCCAAATTGCGAAATTCCTGCTCCCGTTGATTGAGGGCCGCCTCTGCAAATTTACGATCGCTGATATCCTCGATCGTCCCTACCATCCGGACTGGTTCCCCTTGCCCATTCCAAACCGCTTGCCCACGAATTCGCGCCCAAATGTAATGACCTTGGGCATGTTGAAATCGTACTTCAATGTCATAGCGTTCATAGCTCTGAAGATGGGCCATTAAAGCTTTTTCCCACCGCTCTTGATCCTCAGGATGGATTTTTTGGGAAAAAGCAGCTTCAGCAAAGAGTTGTGGTGATTGAATTCCTCGTCGCTCTTCGCCCAACAGCTCTAAATAGCGTTCCGATACCAAAATGGAATCATCCAAAATATTCCAATCCCAAACGCCTTCACCAATACTCTGAATGGCGAGATTATATAAATCGTTAATGATTTTCAGATCATCAGCCAAGCGTTTTTGATTGGTAATGTTGATGTGAAATTTCGTGACGCGCCA
Encoded here:
- a CDS encoding calcium-binding protein; protein product: MAIGPNPPFYDLDDTNNFFSTSSLSAEVLRTTPAGVRGLGGDDQITGSAQADIIYGNLGNDSLYGLGGNDTFYGGQGDDLLVGDGLNSTGDDVLSGNKGNDLILGGVGNDILRGGQDNDFLNGEEGNDTLVGDLGQDTLVGGAGDDLLVLRRDTAAVADASGAIAADFIVDFGTGNDRIGLTGGLQESQLQLLAITLNDSGGGSTPSTAITFNDNGVFKTLGLVLGKTPTELAGKFVNTDF
- the rimO gene encoding 30S ribosomal protein S12 methylthiotransferase RimO, which gives rise to MAGKPTIAVTHLGCEKNRIDTEHMMGLLAQAGYDVSANDDAADYAIVNTCSFIQEAREESVRTLVSLAEAGKRIVITGCMAQHFRDTLLDEIPEAVAVVGTGDYHKIVDVVQRTEAGERVQEISEEPTYIADETVPRYRTTAEGTAYLRVAEGCDYRCAFCIIPHLRGDQRSRSIESIVAEAHKLADEGVQELILISQITTNYGLDRYGKPKLAELLRALGEVDIPWVRIHYAYPTGLTESVIAAIRETPNILPYIDLPLQHSHPEVLRSMNRPWQANVNDRLLAQIREQLPNAVMRTTFIVGFPGETEEHFEHLCDFVQRHEFDHVGVFTFSPEEGTAAFNLPNQLPQEVMDGRRDRLMALQQPISLKRNQAYVGQTVDVLIEQVNPKTGQFLGRSARYSPDVDGLVYVTGPARLGAIVPVTITAAEPYDLFGEVAVSA
- a CDS encoding phage holin family protein, which produces MVSFLIVAVVIAVGLILLTYLPFGVEVDSPWKALIAGIILGIFQGLARAVPGWLTFLPKLLTLGLFSLIVSTLLFGLAAWLVEGFRLKNGIWSALLGAVFISIFQSLVLGVLGNFLPVLNQ
- a CDS encoding PAS domain S-box protein, coding for MTDFLQPDPEVQHLRQQLAQSQTALAEAQAQLKALQAKLEESKPRQPSPVPKSPSIFLNNPLKWQQIMDLLPVCIAYCDQDLYYRYVNQSYEDWFGLCPQEICGKRVAEVIGQQAYQLVKPHIDRVLKGEIVTYESVVPYAQGGQRYIRATLIPDQAIDQSVHGYYAMIVDFTEHFQLEHALQESQQKYRTLFEILPVGVSIANASGQILEANPESKRILGVSKEEHTQRTCDSPVWEILRSDGSPMPAEEYPSIRALREGCPIQNIEQGIVRPDGTLRWIMTSAAPIPLDPYGVAIAYIDITDRKATEEALRRSNAHYQSLANVLPQSLFREDCQGRCTFANQAFLNLLNLSDSEIFGKTVYDLYPNDLAARYNQETRWVLETGHILDVIEPHPTLSGSQEGSELSLVQVVKTPVRDSDGQIIGIQGIFWDVTERVHLERALRESEIKLNAVLSNTAAAIMSAYVFSDDSHRYDYCSAGCEDLFGYHPSEFLANHQLWLSIVHPEDLQKIVLPNFESILAEETFQFSYRFRHRSGEWRWAMVTGTSQWDSEINGWRVTKFHINITNQKRLADDLKIINDLYNLAIQSIGEGVWDWNILDDSILVSERYLELLGEERRGIQSPQLFAEAAFSQKIHPEDQERWEKALMAHLQSYERYDIEVRFQHAQGHYIWARIRGQAVWNGQGEPVRMVGTIEDISDRKFAEAALNQREQEFRNLAENSPDCIMRCDREGRFLYVNRTVLQLCRIAEQDFIGKTSRELGFPEDLVQMWHEGMATVLETGQKAFLEYEMLLPDGGHIFQSWVVPEVMQTPIFDREHPSALMTTPRWTSLEHLQNFMASSALNTAPLGNSATAESQSSNVMVGSTAVESLLVVARDITHLKRAQIALRQQADRERTLRSITQHIQSSLDLSEILDIAVTEVHRTLQADRTFILRFHGDYSGSIIQEVVKTDYPSVRDRQWPKTNALWSRSRAESAPRTQIIQEIPIDRPQIHLARLMEATGAQSQVMAAIVGTLPHGESHVWGLLIVQACANARSWQGDEAELLQQVADQLAIAIQHSELLEQFRSQAEQLQQANHFLEEINIKLNDLSNRDGLTQIANRRCFDVVLQQEWQRCQRIQEPLSLILFDVDFFKKYNDLHGHPAGDQCLISIARSIDGLLQRNTDLVARYGGEEFVVVLPHTDSGGATQIAELIRKTVLNLQIFHSEHQGITHHVTVSLGIASQVPQLDRPCQDLVQAADRALYQAKSLGRNTWVLASDDLPNQYPSSDQD